In one window of Meiothermus sp. DNA:
- a CDS encoding cupin domain-containing protein, with the protein MAHPGTTLHDPISGVQLTFIQTARDTQGRGFAVEILYPPGPGKKGQQPHFHTSFDEQFEVLAGTATYLLDGVEQTVGAGNRFSIPQNIPHLNPYNAGSEPLHLRQWVELPQPDRRMLEAFEDFLETGFGLAAEGRRLGLLQKAVLFQTLQPGSYMVGISAPLQRLIFGVLAALGRMLGYRPRYARFASSEPAPNHKLAHEYHFYDRWLIPASIEQVWESITQIELYTQWWGQVYDEVERLSEGHQNGVGARTRVKVHGSLPYKLSFVVESVEMEWPQMLVVKTTGDLVGTGVWRLRSVEGGTEVGYDWRPRAEFLLVRLLSPFLKPLFRYNHDWCMQQGEKGLLEWLAGARPMKSARA; encoded by the coding sequence ATGGCCCATCCTGGCACAACCCTCCACGACCCCATCAGCGGGGTTCAACTCACCTTTATCCAGACCGCCCGCGACACCCAGGGCAGGGGCTTCGCGGTGGAAATCCTCTACCCGCCGGGACCGGGAAAGAAAGGCCAGCAGCCCCACTTCCACACTAGCTTTGACGAGCAGTTCGAGGTGCTTGCGGGTACAGCTACCTACCTTTTGGACGGGGTAGAGCAGACCGTGGGGGCGGGGAACCGCTTTAGCATCCCGCAGAATATTCCCCACCTCAACCCCTACAACGCGGGGTCGGAGCCCCTGCACCTGCGCCAGTGGGTCGAGCTTCCGCAGCCAGACCGCAGGATGCTCGAGGCCTTCGAAGATTTTCTCGAGACTGGCTTTGGTCTGGCCGCCGAGGGTCGGCGCCTGGGCTTGCTACAAAAGGCGGTGCTGTTTCAGACCCTTCAGCCCGGCTCCTACATGGTGGGCATTTCCGCTCCGCTTCAGCGGCTAATATTCGGAGTCCTGGCTGCATTGGGGCGGATGCTGGGTTACCGGCCCCGCTACGCCCGCTTTGCGAGCTCCGAGCCTGCCCCCAATCACAAGCTGGCCCACGAGTACCACTTCTACGACCGCTGGCTGATTCCCGCTTCAATCGAGCAGGTCTGGGAGAGCATCACCCAGATCGAGCTCTACACCCAGTGGTGGGGCCAGGTCTACGACGAGGTGGAACGGCTTAGCGAGGGCCATCAAAACGGGGTTGGAGCCAGAACCAGGGTCAAGGTGCATGGTTCACTGCCTTACAAGCTGAGCTTTGTGGTTGAAAGTGTAGAAATGGAATGGCCTCAGATGCTGGTGGTCAAGACCACAGGTGACCTGGTTGGCACCGGTGTGTGGCGTTTACGCAGCGTGGAGGGCGGCACCGAGGTCGGCTACGACTGGCGGCCCAGGGCTGAGTTCCTGCTGGTGCGGCTGCTCTCGCCTTTTCTCAAGCCTTTGTTTCGCTATAACCACGACTGGTGCATGCAGCAAGGTGAGAAAGGGCTGCTGGAGTGGTTGGCCGGGGCTCGCCCAATGAAGTCGGCAAGGGCTTGA
- a CDS encoding AMP/ADP-polyphosphate phosphotransferase, with product MKKYRVESGSSFRLEHFDPNDTSAFKGGKQEALVALEALNKNLERLQELLFAEGKHKVLVVLQAMDAGGKDGTIRVVFDGVDPSGVRVASFGVPTEHELARDYLWRVHQQVPRKGELVIFNRSHYEDVLVVRVKNLVPKEVWQKRYHHIREFERMLADEGTTILKFFLHISKDEQRERLQERLDNPEKRWKFRKGDLDDRKLWDQYQEAFEDALRETSTAYAPWYVIPANKNWYRNWLVSSILVETLESLKMQYPKPEIGLEKIVIE from the coding sequence ATGAAAAAGTATCGTGTTGAATCCGGCAGTTCATTTCGCCTCGAGCATTTCGACCCCAACGACACCAGCGCCTTCAAGGGAGGTAAACAGGAAGCCCTGGTGGCGCTGGAAGCGCTTAACAAAAATTTGGAAAGGCTACAAGAACTACTCTTTGCCGAAGGCAAGCATAAGGTGCTGGTGGTGTTGCAGGCCATGGACGCTGGCGGCAAGGATGGCACCATCCGGGTGGTCTTCGACGGGGTAGACCCCAGCGGGGTGCGGGTGGCCAGCTTTGGCGTACCCACCGAGCATGAGCTGGCCCGCGATTACCTCTGGCGCGTGCATCAGCAGGTGCCCCGCAAGGGCGAGCTGGTCATCTTCAATCGCTCGCACTACGAAGACGTGCTGGTAGTACGGGTCAAGAACCTGGTGCCCAAAGAGGTCTGGCAAAAGCGCTACCACCACATCCGGGAGTTCGAACGAATGTTAGCCGACGAGGGCACTACCATCCTCAAGTTCTTTTTGCACATCTCCAAAGACGAGCAACGTGAACGCCTGCAAGAGCGCCTGGACAACCCCGAGAAGCGCTGGAAGTTTCGCAAGGGTGACCTCGATGACCGCAAACTATGGGACCAGTACCAGGAAGCCTTCGAGGACGCCCTGCGCGAGACCAGCACCGCATACGCCCCCTGGTATGTGATACCGGCTAACAAGAACTGGTATCGCAACTGGTTGGTGAGTAGCATCCTGGTCGAAACCCTGGAAAGCCTCAAGATGCAGTACCCCAAGCCGGAGATTGGCCTCGAGAAAATCGTGATTGAGTGA
- a CDS encoding DUF1501 domain-containing protein gives MNRRDFIQKSLLTLALGQGAPSLLSRTALAAQSRDKILVVINLFGGNDQLNTLIPYRNELYYRLRPNIAIKREEVLDLGAKGQKLGFHPELRPLMSMWNNGELAIIPQVGYPNPNRSHFISTSIWHTADPSRRQETGWLGRWGDLQDDPFCDTFLGGATPQAQMGERRSAPAISSIDAFSIRLPRQFEEAFDKEARLARGGTAEQVRQAMLSLRGALDKIGRLREVKNRAQYPDNAFGRSMGDIARMIAGGLGSSVYYTTLGGWDTHAGQPPRQAELLGYVAQATAAFRADMKAIGRDRDAMIMVFSEFGRQVAENASFGTDHGEGGLMLVLGGGVKGGLFGSEPDLEDLELNALKYQTDFRNVYATALNWIAANPKEVLGADFSPVALW, from the coding sequence ATGAACCGACGCGACTTTATCCAAAAATCCCTACTGACCCTGGCCCTGGGGCAGGGCGCACCCTCGCTGCTCTCCAGAACGGCTCTGGCGGCGCAGTCCAGGGACAAAATCCTGGTGGTTATCAACCTGTTTGGCGGCAACGACCAGCTCAACACCTTGATTCCCTACCGCAACGAACTATATTACCGCCTGCGCCCCAACATCGCCATCAAACGCGAGGAAGTCCTGGATTTGGGAGCCAAGGGGCAAAAACTGGGCTTTCACCCCGAACTAAGGCCACTGATGTCAATGTGGAACAACGGCGAACTGGCCATCATCCCGCAGGTGGGCTATCCCAACCCCAACCGCAGTCACTTTATTTCCACTTCCATCTGGCACACCGCCGACCCCAGCCGCAGGCAAGAAACCGGCTGGCTGGGCCGCTGGGGCGATCTCCAGGACGACCCTTTCTGCGACACCTTCCTGGGCGGAGCCACCCCCCAGGCCCAGATGGGCGAGCGACGCAGCGCACCTGCTATTAGCAGCATTGATGCCTTTAGTATTCGGCTGCCTCGGCAGTTCGAGGAAGCGTTCGACAAGGAGGCCCGCCTAGCCCGCGGCGGTACCGCCGAGCAGGTACGGCAGGCCATGCTCTCGCTGAGGGGGGCCCTGGACAAAATCGGGCGGCTGCGCGAGGTGAAAAACCGCGCCCAGTACCCCGACAACGCCTTTGGCCGAAGCATGGGCGACATCGCCCGCATGATTGCCGGGGGGCTGGGCAGCAGCGTCTACTACACCACCCTGGGCGGCTGGGACACCCACGCTGGCCAACCCCCGCGCCAGGCTGAGCTCCTGGGCTATGTGGCCCAGGCCACCGCCGCCTTTCGTGCGGATATGAAGGCCATTGGTCGGGATAGGGACGCAATGATTATGGTTTTCAGCGAGTTTGGACGACAGGTCGCCGAAAACGCCTCCTTTGGCACCGACCACGGAGAGGGTGGGCTGATGTTGGTACTCGGAGGTGGCGTGAAGGGCGGGTTGTTCGGTAGCGAACCCGACTTAGAAGACCTCGAGCTCAACGCGCTCAAATACCAGACCGATTTCCGCAACGTCTACGCCACCGCCCTGAACTGGATTGCGGCCAACCCCAAAGAGGTGCTGGGGGCGGATTTCAGCCCGGTGGCCTTGTGGTGA
- a CDS encoding DUF1800 family protein has product MARALTYPQATHLLRRAAARGRKQEAQQLVEMGLEAAVDYLLRDPAPAPVYTTAATRNERVQQHREISQLWLNHWLTTPTPAAERMVLFWHGHLTSEFRETMGAQGIDFWNQFATFRQLGYGPYGELLKAIARNPVMLLYLNNAQSRKEHPNQNWARELLELYTIGPGHYTEQDILEAARAFTGWTVRLPGNQRPREASANVAYEFVFNRNWHDPGEKTFLGKRIRSGEEVLEILIAHPKTYEFVGRKLLKFYLCPDPPEPLVQEGARVFRSSGTKEFLYWLFTHEAFYDPEYRNALIKSPLEYLVGLWHAAGVSRVDFEERPGRGLYQALAAMGQIPFDPPNVAGWDGGLAWLAESPFLTRLNLLAGFAGRERGLDLEVFMDNAGGALALVKPEAQLL; this is encoded by the coding sequence ATGGCTCGAGCACTGACCTACCCCCAGGCCACCCACCTGCTGCGCCGGGCCGCCGCAAGAGGGCGAAAGCAGGAGGCCCAACAACTCGTGGAGATGGGCCTCGAGGCCGCCGTAGACTACCTGCTGCGCGACCCGGCCCCGGCCCCCGTCTACACCACCGCCGCCACCCGCAACGAACGCGTCCAGCAGCACCGCGAAATCAGCCAGCTCTGGCTGAACCACTGGCTTACCACCCCTACCCCCGCCGCCGAGCGGATGGTGCTCTTCTGGCATGGCCACCTGACCTCAGAGTTCCGCGAGACAATGGGGGCCCAAGGCATAGACTTCTGGAACCAGTTTGCCACCTTCCGGCAACTGGGCTACGGGCCCTACGGCGAACTTCTGAAGGCTATCGCCCGCAATCCGGTCATGCTCCTCTACCTCAACAACGCCCAGAGTCGCAAGGAACACCCCAACCAGAACTGGGCGCGGGAACTGCTCGAGCTATACACCATCGGGCCCGGCCACTATACCGAGCAGGACATCCTGGAAGCAGCGCGGGCTTTCACCGGCTGGACGGTGCGGCTTCCCGGCAACCAGCGGCCCCGCGAGGCCAGTGCCAATGTGGCCTACGAGTTTGTTTTCAACCGCAACTGGCACGACCCGGGCGAGAAAACCTTTCTGGGCAAGCGCATCAGATCGGGCGAGGAGGTGCTGGAAATCCTGATTGCCCACCCCAAGACCTACGAATTTGTAGGGCGCAAACTGCTGAAATTTTATCTTTGCCCCGACCCCCCCGAGCCGCTGGTGCAGGAGGGAGCGCGGGTCTTCCGCAGCAGCGGGACAAAAGAGTTTCTGTACTGGCTCTTCACCCACGAAGCCTTCTACGATCCCGAGTACCGCAATGCCCTCATCAAAAGCCCGCTGGAGTACCTGGTGGGGCTGTGGCATGCCGCCGGGGTCAGCAGGGTGGACTTTGAGGAGCGACCCGGACGGGGGCTTTACCAGGCTTTAGCAGCCATGGGACAAATTCCTTTCGACCCGCCCAATGTAGCGGGGTGGGACGGGGGCCTGGCCTGGCTGGCCGAGTCGCCCTTCCTCACGCGGCTCAACCTGCTGGCAGGTTTTGCCGGTCGGGAGCGCGGTCTCGACCTCGAGGTATTCATGGACAACGCCGGGGGTGCTTTGGCCCTGGTTAAGCCAGAGGCTCAGCTCCTGTAA
- a CDS encoding nuclear transport factor 2 family protein has product MNKLEVVQNNIEVAQAIYQRFGQGDIPGVMALLHPDVDWVWYGPPEIPWAGTHKGHQDMLKFFGAIGATVSVEAYEPREFLPGENGLVTVLGWQRVRVKATQKAWETHWAHIWTIQDGLVVRNREFYDTVPVLEAFS; this is encoded by the coding sequence TTGAACAAGCTTGAAGTCGTTCAGAACAATATCGAAGTGGCCCAAGCTATCTACCAGCGTTTTGGACAGGGAGATATTCCCGGGGTGATGGCCCTGCTCCACCCTGATGTTGACTGGGTCTGGTATGGCCCCCCGGAGATTCCCTGGGCCGGCACCCATAAGGGTCACCAGGATATGCTTAAGTTCTTTGGGGCCATTGGGGCCACGGTGAGCGTGGAGGCTTACGAACCCCGCGAGTTTTTGCCAGGGGAAAACGGCCTGGTGACTGTGTTGGGCTGGCAGCGGGTGCGGGTCAAGGCTACCCAGAAAGCCTGGGAAACCCACTGGGCCCACATCTGGACGATTCAAGACGGTTTGGTGGTTCGCAACAGGGAGTTTTACGACACCGTGCCGGTATTAGAGGCTTTTAGTTAA
- a CDS encoding NAD(P)/FAD-dependent oxidoreductase, with product MKTGKHAVVIGGSMAGLLAARALSEQFEQVTILERDHFPPPGQQRKGVPQGRHAHGVLAQGAQIFEGFFPGLTQELLEQGALGSDIIQDGYWYQNGGFHAQFDSGLKGLLVSRPLLEGSIRQRVLSLGNVKALSRVNVRGLLSENGRVVGVKLDGDGLYELRADLVVDASGRGSQAPKWLEDMGYERPKQEEVRIDLAYATRIYRRSPQDFGGKDAFVIGSNAPLKRGGVVLHLEGQRWIVTLAGFLGDHPPIDEQGFLEFARTLPVPDIYNLIKEAEPLSEIGAYKFPGSQRRRYEKLARFPRGFLVMGDAMCSFNPIFGQGMTVAASQARLLLEVLKAGSENLAQRFYKKAAVLVDGPWSIAVGADLSYPEVEGPRSPMVNFINWYVAKLHIAARRDPALVLAFQEVANLMAPPPSLLAPGTALRVLWGNLFPRKPTVARRPGVSPQAGD from the coding sequence ATGAAAACAGGAAAACATGCGGTGGTGATTGGTGGGAGCATGGCGGGGCTTCTGGCAGCGCGGGCGCTCTCGGAGCAGTTTGAACAGGTGACGATACTCGAGCGCGACCACTTCCCGCCCCCAGGCCAGCAGCGCAAAGGGGTGCCCCAGGGCCGCCACGCCCACGGAGTGCTGGCCCAGGGGGCACAGATCTTCGAGGGGTTCTTTCCCGGTTTGACCCAGGAACTGCTGGAACAGGGGGCGCTCGGCAGCGATATCATCCAGGATGGTTACTGGTACCAGAACGGCGGTTTCCATGCCCAGTTTGATAGCGGATTGAAGGGCTTGCTGGTCAGTCGTCCACTGCTGGAGGGTTCGATCCGACAGCGTGTACTCTCACTGGGGAATGTTAAAGCCCTATCGAGGGTCAACGTCAGGGGTTTGCTCAGCGAGAACGGGCGGGTGGTAGGTGTAAAACTCGATGGCGACGGCCTTTACGAACTGCGAGCCGATCTGGTGGTAGATGCCAGCGGGCGCGGCTCGCAAGCGCCGAAGTGGCTCGAGGACATGGGCTACGAGCGGCCAAAGCAAGAAGAGGTGCGGATTGATCTGGCCTACGCCACCCGCATCTACCGCCGCAGCCCCCAGGACTTTGGCGGCAAGGATGCCTTTGTGATTGGTTCCAACGCCCCCCTTAAGCGCGGTGGGGTGGTGCTGCACCTCGAGGGCCAACGCTGGATCGTCACGCTGGCAGGCTTCCTGGGCGACCACCCTCCTATCGACGAACAGGGTTTCCTCGAGTTTGCCCGTACTCTTCCCGTTCCCGATATCTACAACCTGATTAAGGAGGCCGAGCCGCTCTCTGAGATTGGTGCTTACAAGTTTCCTGGCAGCCAGCGCCGCCGCTATGAAAAGCTGGCTCGCTTTCCTCGGGGCTTCCTGGTGATGGGGGATGCGATGTGCAGCTTCAACCCCATCTTTGGTCAGGGCATGACCGTGGCTGCCAGCCAGGCCCGGCTGCTTTTGGAGGTGTTGAAAGCCGGAAGCGAGAACCTGGCCCAGCGCTTCTACAAAAAAGCTGCCGTGCTGGTGGATGGGCCCTGGAGCATCGCGGTGGGGGCCGACCTGAGCTACCCCGAGGTGGAGGGGCCGCGCAGTCCGATGGTCAACTTCATTAACTGGTACGTGGCCAAACTGCACATTGCGGCCCGCCGGGACCCCGCCCTGGTACTGGCCTTCCAGGAAGTGGCCAATCTGATGGCCCCCCCACCCAGCCTGCTGGCTCCAGGTACTGCCCTGCGGGTGCTGTGGGGTAACCTGTTCCCCCGCAAGCCGACGGTAGCCCGCAGGCCAGGGGTCTCCCCCCAGGCAGGCGATTGA
- a CDS encoding nuclear transport factor 2 family protein, with protein MSNIETLRKAHQAFSAGNLDEATKVLAPDGTMTDHGRGQVYRSRAEFRQMLAGFVAMAANIKIVDAHYIEAGDWVTARFRAVGIQDGPMSGTPFGPSHKPFSLDVCEVWRFGPGGLAIEGHNYSDGLGLLLQLGHLTLPA; from the coding sequence ATGAGCAATATAGAAACGCTACGCAAAGCCCACCAAGCCTTTAGCGCCGGTAACCTGGACGAAGCAACCAAGGTGCTGGCCCCGGATGGCACCATGACCGACCACGGGCGAGGCCAGGTCTACCGCAGCCGCGCGGAGTTCCGCCAGATGCTGGCCGGTTTTGTCGCCATGGCCGCCAATATCAAAATTGTGGATGCCCACTATATTGAGGCCGGCGACTGGGTCACGGCGCGGTTCCGGGCCGTTGGAATTCAGGACGGCCCCATGTCCGGCACGCCTTTTGGGCCCAGCCACAAACCTTTTTCGCTGGACGTGTGCGAGGTCTGGCGCTTTGGCCCAGGTGGCCTGGCCATCGAAGGTCACAACTATTCCGACGGCCTGGGCTTGCTGCTGCAACTGGGGCACCTGACCCTACCCGCTTAG
- a CDS encoding TRM11 family methyltransferase has product MPKAYQVYQRVLEAGRDYLGRPKASDPETAEALLGLDQASFAAFTHRLGLGSTKHLRYTVLPLACARPPLGPVLREMLAAGASFAELYKLQSRYGRHELEIAQLQEAAKARTWRSLLVKRRALPNWATRPVWIFPTDVRLRRLEGLNPAIAEVLVERYSRPGEWVVDPMAGEGTVVQKALELGRQAWGSDLNGDDRLVKRLDIADLAEALGEEVADLLVLHPPTFAWFAQNVFDYKIHEHPETDYANWLSGHLGHALPVLKPGGRLVLIVRPDHKPRGLIRRDGLLRWAFVAPVENLLSEQDLEPQHYHLAVSEDGEEDWSIFVGRKPTAED; this is encoded by the coding sequence ATGCCAAAGGCTTACCAGGTTTATCAGAGGGTGTTGGAGGCGGGCCGGGACTATCTGGGCCGGCCCAAAGCCAGCGACCCGGAGACCGCAGAGGCCCTGCTGGGGCTGGATCAGGCTTCCTTTGCGGCTTTTACACACCGGCTCGGGCTGGGCAGCACCAAGCACCTGCGCTACACGGTGCTGCCCCTGGCCTGTGCCAGGCCGCCCCTGGGCCCCGTCCTGCGCGAGATGCTGGCCGCGGGAGCCAGCTTTGCCGAGCTGTACAAGCTGCAAAGCCGCTACGGCAGGCATGAACTGGAAATAGCCCAGCTCCAGGAAGCAGCCAAAGCACGGACCTGGCGCAGCCTGCTGGTCAAGCGGCGGGCGCTGCCCAACTGGGCGACCAGGCCGGTCTGGATTTTTCCCACCGATGTACGGTTGCGTCGGCTCGAGGGCCTGAACCCTGCGATAGCCGAGGTGCTGGTGGAACGGTACAGCCGGCCGGGGGAGTGGGTGGTAGACCCCATGGCCGGCGAGGGGACGGTAGTGCAAAAAGCCCTCGAGCTGGGCCGCCAGGCCTGGGGGAGCGATCTGAACGGAGACGACCGCCTGGTCAAGCGGCTTGACATTGCCGACCTGGCCGAAGCCCTGGGCGAAGAGGTGGCCGATTTACTGGTACTGCACCCGCCTACCTTTGCCTGGTTTGCCCAGAACGTCTTCGACTACAAAATACACGAACACCCCGAGACCGATTACGCCAACTGGCTCTCGGGGCACCTGGGGCATGCCCTGCCGGTGCTCAAACCCGGGGGGCGACTGGTGCTGATTGTGCGGCCCGACCATAAGCCGCGAGGGCTGATCCGCAGGGACGGGCTGCTGCGGTGGGCGTTTGTGGCCCCTGTGGAAAACCTGTTGAGCGAGCAGGATCTCGAGCCCCAGCACTACCACCTGGCTGTCTCGGAGGATGGCGAGGAGGACTGGAGCATTTTTGTGGGCCGCAAACCGACAGCGGAGGACTGA
- a CDS encoding alpha/beta hydrolase: MWLASAAELMFPKRFKSSDGLSLSCYGIQPPGFNRGRVVLVHGLGDHGRSLPYRNLSEALCAQGFATYGFDLRGHGQSEGPRMYVEAWASLRDDLRRFVDLVRQEDPTPPLFLVGLSLGGLLVLNYAQHHPQGLSGVVAVAPALDASGVPPLIKAMMPLLSRLLPRVRVNPGLSLSGITRDPAIARQYTTDPHFQTHTTPRLASEVLRAMEETRARASRLSLPMLILHGEADTLVRPQGSADFFARVGATDKQRLTYPDAYHNLFLEPNRAQVFADIGGWLEWH, translated from the coding sequence CCCCCGGCTTTAACCGTGGCCGGGTAGTCCTGGTTCACGGCCTGGGCGATCACGGCCGCAGCTTGCCTTACCGCAACCTGTCGGAGGCGTTGTGTGCCCAGGGGTTTGCTACTTATGGGTTTGATCTGCGCGGACACGGGCAGTCGGAAGGCCCGCGCATGTATGTCGAGGCGTGGGCCAGTCTGCGCGATGACCTGAGGCGCTTTGTAGATTTGGTGCGGCAGGAAGACCCAACCCCCCCGCTCTTCCTGGTCGGGCTCAGCTTGGGGGGCTTGCTGGTGCTCAACTATGCCCAGCACCACCCCCAGGGTCTGAGCGGGGTGGTGGCGGTAGCGCCTGCGCTGGATGCCTCGGGGGTTCCGCCCTTGATCAAGGCCATGATGCCCCTGCTGTCGCGCCTGCTGCCTCGGGTCCGGGTCAATCCGGGCCTTAGCCTGTCCGGCATCACCCGAGACCCTGCCATAGCGCGGCAATACACTACCGACCCTCACTTTCAAACCCATACCACCCCACGCCTGGCCTCCGAAGTTCTGAGGGCGATGGAGGAAACCCGTGCCAGGGCGTCCCGCTTAAGTCTGCCCATGCTAATCCTGCACGGCGAGGCCGACACCCTGGTGCGCCCGCAGGGCAGTGCCGACTTTTTTGCCCGGGTTGGGGCTACCGACAAACAGCGCCTGACCTACCCCGATGCCTACCACAACCTGTTCCTCGAGCCCAACCGTGCCCAGGTGTTTGCCGACATTGGGGGCTGGCTCGAGTGGCATTAG
- a CDS encoding GNAT family N-acetyltransferase: MPQRYIPPPTPQYALESGPILLKDGRTATLRPAKPEDRPLFVEFLERLSPQARTFRFFSEVRPETAADLLLRKPPDEDKVTLVVLSGDPERIIATGEYVQEGPGSTSAEVAFLVDDWYQGKGLGSLLLERLALIGVQRGIRRFHAFTLAENKQMLDVFKASGFKVESHTDSGEVEVSFEIEPSPEMVARFELRERVATVASLMPVLRPKGVAVVGASRDPKSVGYQVLEHLILNRFQGPVYPVNPAATPAAGDVPVVGSMLAYTSIKAVPGPVDLAIVTTPRDKVLEAAEACGQRGVRALMVVTTDMETPQIKTLLQTCRHYGMRLLGPGSLALMSTSPEVQLCAGLASRLPPKGRIAMSSQSGAVGLAVLEYAREMGLGFSNFVSLGAKVDISSNDLIQYWEEDPDTGLILLYVESFGNPRRFARLARRVGRKKPILAVRPGRDPVVEALFQQTGVVRAENLEEMFDIAAMLAYQPLPEGPKVALLTNASGPAYLAKDALEAEGLVAEVRDLGSRASAEQYLAAARELLSSGYNAAIALFVPLGYATLDEVGEALRTALKEAREQGVSIPVLTCFMTSGRPRVRLGEELVPSYRFPESAGKALAAAYAYAQWRKKPPGEIPDHGVQEDEARALVGTAKGLLSAARTKQLLGYFGLKVSDSGQGIALTLRVVSDPLFGPVLTLALTGLPLGEQQLGMRITPLTDIEALEMLAPLSGKAHLESLQDVLLRVSRLLEELPEVEGLELGMLAAPQSTSICQAQVRLRS, translated from the coding sequence ATGCCCCAACGCTACATTCCACCCCCCACCCCGCAATATGCCCTCGAGTCCGGTCCCATCCTGCTCAAGGATGGCCGCACCGCCACCCTGAGGCCCGCTAAACCCGAAGACCGGCCTTTGTTTGTGGAGTTCCTCGAGCGCCTTTCACCCCAGGCCCGCACCTTCCGGTTTTTCTCGGAAGTCCGCCCCGAAACTGCTGCCGACCTGCTGCTTCGCAAGCCTCCAGACGAGGACAAGGTCACCCTGGTGGTACTCTCGGGCGACCCCGAGCGCATTATTGCCACCGGGGAGTATGTGCAGGAGGGGCCGGGTTCTACCTCCGCCGAAGTGGCTTTTCTGGTAGACGACTGGTATCAGGGCAAAGGTCTGGGTTCGCTCTTGCTCGAGCGACTGGCCTTGATTGGCGTTCAGCGGGGCATCCGGCGTTTTCATGCTTTCACCCTGGCCGAGAACAAACAGATGCTGGATGTGTTCAAAGCCAGCGGCTTCAAGGTAGAGTCCCACACCGACTCCGGTGAGGTCGAGGTCAGCTTTGAGATTGAACCCAGCCCGGAAATGGTCGCTAGGTTCGAGCTGCGAGAGCGGGTGGCTACCGTGGCCTCGCTGATGCCGGTCTTGCGTCCAAAGGGGGTAGCGGTGGTGGGGGCCTCCCGCGACCCCAAGAGCGTAGGCTACCAGGTTCTGGAACACCTCATACTGAACCGTTTTCAAGGCCCGGTCTATCCGGTGAATCCCGCGGCTACCCCTGCGGCGGGCGACGTGCCGGTGGTGGGCTCGATGCTGGCCTACACCTCCATCAAAGCCGTGCCGGGGCCGGTTGACCTGGCCATTGTGACCACCCCCCGCGACAAGGTACTCGAGGCCGCCGAAGCCTGTGGACAGCGAGGGGTACGGGCCCTGATGGTGGTGACTACCGACATGGAGACACCCCAGATCAAAACCCTGTTACAGACCTGTCGCCACTACGGGATGCGGCTCCTGGGGCCGGGTTCGCTGGCCCTCATGAGCACCAGCCCGGAAGTGCAGCTTTGCGCCGGGCTGGCCTCCCGGCTACCGCCCAAAGGACGCATCGCCATGTCCAGCCAGAGCGGCGCGGTGGGGCTGGCCGTGCTGGAATACGCCCGCGAGATGGGGTTGGGGTTTTCCAACTTTGTGTCGCTGGGAGCCAAGGTTGACATCTCCTCCAACGACCTGATCCAGTACTGGGAAGAAGACCCCGATACCGGACTGATCCTGCTGTATGTGGAGTCGTTTGGCAACCCCCGGCGGTTTGCCCGGTTGGCCAGGCGGGTAGGGCGCAAAAAGCCCATCCTGGCGGTGCGACCCGGGCGTGACCCGGTGGTGGAGGCCCTTTTCCAGCAAACCGGGGTGGTGCGAGCCGAAAATCTGGAAGAGATGTTCGACATTGCGGCCATGCTGGCCTACCAGCCCCTGCCGGAAGGCCCTAAGGTGGCCTTGCTGACCAATGCCTCGGGGCCCGCTTATCTGGCCAAGGACGCCCTCGAGGCCGAAGGGCTTGTTGCCGAGGTGCGCGACCTGGGCTCCCGTGCCTCCGCCGAGCAGTACCTGGCAGCAGCGCGCGAACTCCTTTCCAGCGGTTACAACGCTGCTATTGCTTTGTTTGTACCCCTGGGTTATGCCACCCTGGATGAAGTAGGCGAGGCTCTACGTACCGCCCTGAAAGAAGCCCGCGAACAGGGCGTGAGCATCCCAGTTCTGACCTGCTTCATGACTTCTGGGCGGCCCCGGGTGCGGCTGGGAGAAGAACTGGTTCCTTCGTACCGCTTCCCCGAGTCGGCAGGCAAAGCCCTGGCGGCCGCTTACGCCTACGCCCAGTGGCGCAAGAAACCGCCTGGGGAAATTCCCGACCACGGGGTACAAGAAGATGAAGCCCGGGCGCTGGTGGGTACGGCCAAAGGCCTCCTGAGCGCGGCACGTACCAAGCAACTGCTGGGCTACTTTGGCCTAAAAGTGTCGGATTCCGGCCAGGGCATCGCCCTGACCCTGCGGGTCGTGAGCGACCCCTTGTTTGGCCCGGTTTTGACGCTGGCACTCACGGGTCTGCCGCTGGGCGAGCAACAACTGGGCATGCGCATCACCCCCCTGACCGATATCGAAGCGCTGGAGATGCTGGCCCCCCTATCGGGCAAGGCCCACCTGGAGAGCCTGCAAGATGTGCTGCTGCGGGTCTCGAGGCTGCTGGAAGAGCTGCCGGAAGTAGAGGGCCTGGAGTTAGGTATGCTGGCTGCCCCACAAAGCACTTCCATCTGCCAGGCCCAGGTTCGGCTCAGGAGTTAG